A portion of the Methanobrevibacter boviskoreani JH1 genome contains these proteins:
- a CDS encoding YkvA family protein produces MEVDFKDYYDTLVNNLNCFEGEYDSFIDYGPSLYKLLCDCLNSKQLSSGLRLNISAAIAYYVVPMDIIPEQVFGPYGYIDDIYISVYVLRKVVNQYGYDFLQDLWTDDESIEDVLNTCFEESVKILQDQVDDILSYVGLID; encoded by the coding sequence ATGGAAGTAGATTTTAAAGATTATTATGATACTCTTGTAAATAACTTAAATTGTTTTGAAGGGGAGTATGATTCTTTCATTGATTATGGTCCTAGTTTATATAAGTTATTATGTGATTGTTTAAATTCTAAACAGTTATCCAGTGGTTTACGTTTAAACATTAGTGCTGCAATAGCATACTACGTTGTTCCTATGGATATTATTCCAGAACAGGTATTTGGTCCATATGGCTATATTGATGATATTTACATATCTGTATATGTTTTAAGAAAGGTAGTTAATCAATATGGTTATGATTTTTTACAGGATTTATGGACAGATGATGAGAGTATTGAAGATGTTCTAAATACTTGTTTTGAGGAATCTGTAAAAATCTTACAGGATCAGGTTGATGATATACTTTCATATGTAGGATTAATTGATTAA